A DNA window from Hordeum vulgare subsp. vulgare chromosome 1H, MorexV3_pseudomolecules_assembly, whole genome shotgun sequence contains the following coding sequences:
- the LOC123446676 gene encoding sm-like protein LSM3A — translation MASEEDVAVKEPLDLIRLSLDERIYVKLRSDRELRGKLHAYDQHLNMILGDVEEIVTSIEIDDETYEEIVRTSKRTIPYLFVRGDGVILVSPPLRTV, via the exons ATGGCGTCGGAGGAGGATGTGGCGGTGAAGGAGCCGCTGGATCTCATACGGCTCAGCCTCGACGAGCGCATCTACGTCAAGCTCCGCTCCGACCGCGAGCTCCGCGGCAAGCTCCAT GCATATGATCAACATCTCAATATGATACTGGGAGATGTAGAAGAGATAGTGACCTCTATAGAAATTGACGATGAGACTTATGAGGAGATTGTTCGT ACTAGCAAGCGCACCATCCCCTACCTTTTTGTCCGAGGAGATGGCGTGATACTGGTTTCGCCGCCCTTGCGAACTGTATGA
- the LOC123446665 gene encoding soluble inorganic pyrophosphatase-like, giving the protein MSQDSGAKGQAAGDKEAAEPKRQTPRLNERILSSLSRRSVAAHPWHDLEIGPGAPAVFNVVVEITKGSKVKYELDKKTGMIKVDRILYSSVVYPHNYGFVPRTLCEDNDPIDVLVLMQEPVLPGTFLRARAIGLMPMIDQGEKDDKIIAVCADDPEYHNLNHLSELSPHRLQEIRRFFEDYKKNENKEVAVNDFLPADDARAAIQHSMDLYAEYIMHSLRR; this is encoded by the exons ATGAGCCAGGACAGCGGAGCCAAAGGGCAGGCCGCCGGCGAcaaggaggcggcggagccaaagAGGCAGACGCCGCGGCTCAACGAGCGGatcctctcctccctctcccggAGGTCCGTCGCCGCCCACCCGTGGCACGACCTCGAGATCG GCCCCGGAGCTCCGGCGGTGTTCAACGTGGTGGTGGAGATCACCAAGGGCAGCAAGGTCAAGTACGAGCTCGACAAGAAGACCGGAATGATCAAG GTTGACCGGATCCTCTACTCCTCCGTGGTGTACCCTCACAACTACGGCTTCGTCCCACGCACCCTCTGCGAGGACAACGACCCCATCGACGTCCTCGTCCTCATGCAG GAACCAGTCCTCCCCGGCACCTTCCTCCGGGCCAGGGCCATCGGCCTCATGCCTATGATCGATCAG GGAGAGAAGGATGACAAGATCATAGCCGTCTGCGCAGACGACCCCGAGTACCACAACCTGAACCATCTCAGCGAGCTCTCTCCTCATCGCCTGCAGGAGATCCGCCGCTTCTTCGAAGACT ACAAGAAGAATGAGAACAAGGAGGTGGCTGTCAACGACTTCCTCCCCGCGGACGACGCTCGTGCTGCCATCCAGCACTCCAT GGATCTGTACGCCGAGTACATTATGCACAGCCTAAGGCGGTAG